A single genomic interval of Drosophila virilis strain 15010-1051.87 chromosome 2, Dvir_AGI_RSII-ME, whole genome shotgun sequence harbors:
- the LOC6630878 gene encoding acylphosphatase-1, whose amino-acid sequence MSTVHSCEFEVFGKVQGVYFRRHAEIKAKTLGLRGWCMNTADGTVKGYIEGPRNEMNLMKEWLRNTGSPTSNIVKAEFTRDEEKRDYGFKNFQIRPDAPKEKNRKMTNRESNMTKYEEEHDS is encoded by the coding sequence ATGTCCACAGTGCATTCCTGTgaatttgaagtttttggcaAGGTGCAGGGCGTCTATTTTCGCCGTCATGCTGAGATTAAGGCCAAGACTCTGGGGCTACGTGGCTGGTGCATGAACACGGCGGATGGTACGGTAAAGGGCTATATCGAGGGTCCACGGAACGAGATGAATCTGATGAAGGAGTGGCTCCGCAATACCGGCAGTCCCACGAGTAACATTGTCAAAGCCGAGTTTACTAGGGACGAGGAGAAGCGAGACTATGGATTCAAGAACTTTCAAATAAGACCCGACGCGCCCAAAGAAAAGAATCGCAAAATGACAAACAGAGAAAGCAATATGACGAAATATGAGGAGGAGCATGATTCATAG